The DNA region GCGACGCAAAAGGCCGGCGATCGCCGGCCTAAACGCTGCCGGTCGCTGTCCTAGCGGGCGGCAAATCGCTAATTAACCACTATGACGCAGCCCCAGCGGTGCTGTCAATCGACCGAGCCGGTCGCATGGCGGGAAACCGCGCCTGGGCGGGGGGGCGCACCGCGTAGCCGTAGCCCCCGCTGGAGCGGAGCCTCAGCCGCTGCGGGGGCTGGGGCTACGCGGCGCGGCCCCGCCACCCGGTGCACCGGGTGGCTACGACGCGGCGCAGCTCTCTAGGCCGACGACCGCGGTGTTGGCGTCGCACCCCTCGTAGGTGTGGCCCAGCAGCCGCTCGGGGATGGGGCACGCCTTGGCGAGGAAGCCGGCCCGGCTCTGCCACGAGCCGGTGTGACTGGTCTTGAAGCCGGCCGAGTCGAACGCCTCGACCACCGCCGACACGTTCGGGCCGAACCAGTTGCTCTGGTCGTCCTTGTGCAGCTCGAACTCCCGGTACTGCCGCCATAGGGGGGTGGCCCGCAGTGTGCTGCCCCCCACCAGTTGCGTGAGCTTGGCCCACGGGCCGCGCAGCCACTTGTGGTTGTCGACCACGTGGGTCTCGACATACACGTCGCCGGCGCTGACGCCGCGCAGCCGGTCGATGGCCAGCAGCGGGTAGCGGAGGTGGTAGAGCACGCCGAGGAACAGCACCACGTCGAACGTGCCGAGCTGCTCTGGCGAGAGCGTGTAGACCGAGCCGGTGAGGTACTGCACGTCCGAGTCGAGGGCGTGCTTGAGCCGATTGAACCCGGTCTCTTCGGGGTCTTCCAGGCTCATGGCGACTACCTCGCGGGCGCCGCGGCGTTCGCACTCGAAGCTGAAGCAGCCGTTCCAGGCGCCGACGTCCAGCACACGCTTGCCCGTGAGGTCGGCGGGCAGCTTCACCGCGTCGCACAGCGTGGCCACGTCGTTGCGGCCCGGCACGGTGACGCCGTCGAACATCTCCCAGCGTTGGTGCCAGAGCACTCCCTTAAACGTAGATTCGGCGGAGAAGCCGGCTGGCGCGGCGGCGGGGCGGGGGGCATCCATGCGGGGCCTCGGGCGTTCGGGTGACTTATCGCGGCGTAAGTAGTACCCGCAAGCACCAAACGGGGCAACCGCGATCTCGGGCGAACCCGCCCAATTCCGACACCCCCGCGGCTATCGGGTTTGGTAGACGGTCACTGGGAAGCTAGTCCAGCTTCCTCCAGCTCTAGCAATCGCCGGTAGCCGGAAACGACGCGTTTGGAGGCGACGGTTTCTAGGTTCTCTGCTAGCACGATCGCCCGGCAGGTCCGCAGCAGCCGACGCAGCTTCGCCTCGCGGCGTTCGGCGTCGAGGGCCTCATCCGCGGCCCGGTCGACGTTCTTGCTGGCCTTCTGGAAGACCCGATACGCGCCCATCGCTCGCACTTCGTCGGCGAAGGCGTCTGCGCCGCTTCCCAGCAGGTCGGTGAGCACCGCGGGGTAGGTGTCGTTCAGCTCCGGCCAGCGCCTCAGCACGGCCGAGCTGAGCGTTTGGTGCGCCTCGGTGTAGAGCCCCAAGGCCAGGCCCACCTTGGTTTCCTCGGTCCGGATGCGCTTCTTTGCCAGACGGAGCTCGTCGCGTAGCTGCTCGATGTCGGT from Pirellulimonas nuda includes:
- a CDS encoding class I SAM-dependent methyltransferase codes for the protein MDAPRPAAAPAGFSAESTFKGVLWHQRWEMFDGVTVPGRNDVATLCDAVKLPADLTGKRVLDVGAWNGCFSFECERRGAREVVAMSLEDPEETGFNRLKHALDSDVQYLTGSVYTLSPEQLGTFDVVLFLGVLYHLRYPLLAIDRLRGVSAGDVYVETHVVDNHKWLRGPWAKLTQLVGGSTLRATPLWRQYREFELHKDDQSNWFGPNVSAVVEAFDSAGFKTSHTGSWQSRAGFLAKACPIPERLLGHTYEGCDANTAVVGLESCAAS